From Arachis stenosperma cultivar V10309 chromosome 2, arast.V10309.gnm1.PFL2, whole genome shotgun sequence, one genomic window encodes:
- the LOC130962069 gene encoding mitochondrial adenine nucleotide transporter ADNT1-like isoform X2, whose protein sequence is MYRQQTGNEDAQLTPVLRLGAGACAGIIAMSATYPMDMVRGRITVQTEKSPYQYRGMFHALSTVLREEGPRALYKGWLPSVIGVIPYVGLNFAVYESLKDWLIKSKPFGLAQDSELSVTTRLACGAVAGTFGQTVAYPLDVIRRRMQMVGWNHAASVVAGDGRGKVPLEYTGMIDAFRKTVRYEGFGALYKGLVPNSVKVVPSIAIAFVTYEVVKDVLGVEFRISD, encoded by the exons ATGTAtaggcagcaaactggaaatg AGGATGCTCAGCTGACTCCTGTTTTACGACTTGGAGCTGGAGCATGTGCTGGAATAATTGCCATGTCTGCAACTTATCCAATGGATATGGTTCGAGGCAGGATAACTGTACAG ACTGAGAAATCCCCTTATCAGTATAGAGGAATGTTCCATGCTCTGTCTACCGTACTTAGGGAAGAAGGTCCACGTGCTTTATACAAGGGTTGGCTACCTTCAGTAATTGGAGTT ATTCCTTATGTGGGTCTCAACTTTGCTGTCTACGAGTCTTTAAAAGATTGGTTAATCAAATCCAAACCGTTTGGTCTAGCTCAAGATTCTGAGTTGAGTGTGACAACACGTCTGGCTTGTGGTGCTGTTGCTGGAACTTTTGGACAAACTGTTGCTTATCCTCTCGACGTCATTCGTCGAAGAATGCAGATGGTGGGCTGGAACCATGCTGCTTCTGTTGTAGCTGGGGATGGAAGAGGCAAGGTCCCGCTCGAATACACTGGAATGATAGATGCATTTAGGAAAACTGTTCGGTACGAGGGATTTGGTGCATTATACAAGGGTCTGGTGCCGAATTCTGTAAAG GTGGTGCCGTCCATAGCAATCGCATTTGTAACGTACGAGGTGGTGAAGGACGTTCTAGGAGTCGAGTTCCGAATATCAGACTGA
- the LOC130962069 gene encoding mitochondrial adenine nucleotide transporter ADNT1-like isoform X1: MASEDVKSGESAVKKIVTLAEEAKLASREGVVTAAAAPSYAFTTICKSLIAGGVAGGVSRTAVAPLERLKILLQVQNPHNIKYNGTVQGLKYIWRTEGFRGLFKGNGTNCARIVPNSAVKFFSYEQASKGILYMYRQQTGNEDAQLTPVLRLGAGACAGIIAMSATYPMDMVRGRITVQTEKSPYQYRGMFHALSTVLREEGPRALYKGWLPSVIGVIPYVGLNFAVYESLKDWLIKSKPFGLAQDSELSVTTRLACGAVAGTFGQTVAYPLDVIRRRMQMVGWNHAASVVAGDGRGKVPLEYTGMIDAFRKTVRYEGFGALYKGLVPNSVKVVPSIAIAFVTYEVVKDVLGVEFRISD; this comes from the exons ATGGCTTCGGAAGATGTGAAGAGCGGTGAATCTGCAGTCAAAAAGATCGTTACTCTGGCTGAGGAAGCTAAGCTCGCTAGTCGTGAAGGCGTCGTCACCGCCGCCGCCGCTCCTTCCTACGCCTTCACCACCATCTGCAAGTCCCTTATCGCCGGTGGAGTCGCCGGAGGAGT ATCACGAACAGCAGTTGCCCCACTAGAACGGTTGAAGATTTTGCTACAG GTCCAGAATCCTCATAACATTAAATACAATGGAACAGTCCAAGGCCTGAAATATATATGGAGAACTGAAGGTTTTCGTGGACTGTTCAAAGGGAATGGTACTAATTGTGCTCGGATTGTCCCTAACTCTGCAGTGAAGTTCTTCAGTTATGAGCAAGCTTCTAA GGGTATACTCTATATGTAtaggcagcaaactggaaatg AGGATGCTCAGCTGACTCCTGTTTTACGACTTGGAGCTGGAGCATGTGCTGGAATAATTGCCATGTCTGCAACTTATCCAATGGATATGGTTCGAGGCAGGATAACTGTACAG ACTGAGAAATCCCCTTATCAGTATAGAGGAATGTTCCATGCTCTGTCTACCGTACTTAGGGAAGAAGGTCCACGTGCTTTATACAAGGGTTGGCTACCTTCAGTAATTGGAGTT ATTCCTTATGTGGGTCTCAACTTTGCTGTCTACGAGTCTTTAAAAGATTGGTTAATCAAATCCAAACCGTTTGGTCTAGCTCAAGATTCTGAGTTGAGTGTGACAACACGTCTGGCTTGTGGTGCTGTTGCTGGAACTTTTGGACAAACTGTTGCTTATCCTCTCGACGTCATTCGTCGAAGAATGCAGATGGTGGGCTGGAACCATGCTGCTTCTGTTGTAGCTGGGGATGGAAGAGGCAAGGTCCCGCTCGAATACACTGGAATGATAGATGCATTTAGGAAAACTGTTCGGTACGAGGGATTTGGTGCATTATACAAGGGTCTGGTGCCGAATTCTGTAAAG GTGGTGCCGTCCATAGCAATCGCATTTGTAACGTACGAGGTGGTGAAGGACGTTCTAGGAGTCGAGTTCCGAATATCAGACTGA